One Pelobates fuscus isolate aPelFus1 chromosome 8, aPelFus1.pri, whole genome shotgun sequence genomic window carries:
- the SF3B1 gene encoding splicing factor 3B subunit 1 isoform X3 has translation MAKIAKTHEDIEAQIREIQGKKAALDEDQGVGLDSTGYFDQEIYGGSDSRFTGYVTSIAANEQEDDDDDCSAATFEQKKPGYHAPVALLNDIPQSTEQYDPFAEHRPQKIADREDEYKKHRRMMIISPERLDPFADDTFHWLSLQDKSVNRLYFKCKLN, from the exons ATATTGAAGCACAGATTCGGGAAATTCAAGGGAAAAAGGCAGCTCTTGATGAGGACCAAGGAGTTGGTCTTGATTCAACTGGATATTTTGATCAAGAAATTTATGGTGGCAGTGACAGCAGATTTACTGGCTATGTAACATCTATAGCCGCAAATGAACAGGAAGAT GATGACGATGACTGTTCTGCTGCAACATTTGAGCAGAAGAAGCCGGGTTATCATGCTCCGGTGGCATTACTCAATGACATCCCTCAGTCCACTGAACAG TATGATCCATTTGCAGAGCATCGGCCACAGAAGATTGCAGATCGGGAAGATGAATATAAAAAGCACAGGCGAATGATGATTATTTCCCCTGAGCGATTAGATCCTTTTGCAGATG ACACTTTTCATTGGTTAAGTCTACAAGACAAAAGTGTAAACcgtttgtattttaaatgcaagttGAACTga